The Primulina eburnea isolate SZY01 chromosome 12, ASM2296580v1, whole genome shotgun sequence genome includes the window CATGCCTCCGACCAATCggtaattatttaaattttcttattttgtattatttaatTTCCTTTTGAAATTCCACGAACTGAAAAAAGTATGATATATTCGAATTTATTCTGATATAAAAGTAATGCATATTCCATCTGCTTTTAGGGTTAGCTTGGTGTATCGTATCGTATCGTTCTTCCTTTCAACTAGAGACATAACTAGAAGCAATACGCGTGGCTTCCTAGCTTTTTTAATAGGCGGCCTACATTTTATAAATTTGATTTATCGAAAGGGAAATAACCAAATTTATTTGTAAGTTGacctattttttaaaaaagtttttcAAGTTGTCAACATTTTTTTATCTTCATTAATCTTAATTATAAGTGGCTaatttcattttgtttttattcatATTTCATCGGAATAACGATTAATTTGCTGGCATGACATTGTTGATCATTGCTTATATATCGAATTTGTGGAACAAACCAAATTTTTTTactagataaaaaaaaaatcaatcaatTTACATGATGATTTTGGTTCTTTATGTTTTACTTGTATTATTTGAATTGGAGGGGCCGAGAgtattttgatataattaatacaTTTGATATACCATAATCATTTTGGTGTATATGTATCTCACTTCTTGGTAATTACATTTACatttttgagtaggtctcttatgagacggtctcacgaatctttatctatgaaacgagtcaatcatatcgatattcataataaaaaatactttttcatggatgatccaaataagagatccgtcttacaaaatacgacccttgagaccgtctcacacaattttttgcctACATTTTTATATGTTTTCATTTTCATGGAGAAAAGCCATGAAAGACACCAAATGAATCACGTAGCTCATTAAGATCTATGCATTCTCTCCATACAAACCCCATGCATGTCTTAATCCACacgtaaatttttttcttttttcaaaaataaaaaaagaacccgataaaaataaaaaagaatattgcatttaaatttgaatttcatTTACACTGCATCAACCTTTCATTTGCCATCTATTTAAAGCCAACAGGTCCTGCTATTGAAGCTCAGGAGCAAACCAAGCAAAGTAGGGTTTTGAAAGTGTTGCTTACTTTTACTTTCCTACAAACTCTCCTCAACCACACCCAATTTCCAATAAAATGTCTCCCCAAATCCCCGCAGATTATTTCCCTGGAAAAGTAGCTCCTACCCTCGATTCGAAACGAGCTTACGTGACGTTTCTAGCTGGCAGTGGCGATTATGTGAAAGGTGTCGTTGGATTGGCTAAGGGTCTAAGGAAGGTGAAGAGTGCCTACCCTCTTGTGGTGGCAATCTTGcctgatgttcctgaagaacaTCGTGAGATTCTGAGAGAACAAGGTTGCATTGTGAAGGAAATCGAGCCGATTTATCCACCGGAGAATCAGATTCAGTTCGCCATGGCTTATTATGTTATCAACTACTCCAAGCTCCGCATATGGAACGTAAGTAATATGCTCATTAATTgtgtgtctatttatttattacgGATGAATCGAGATTTCGAAAATCGTATTGATTTTGCTAACAAGGGTTGGTAGTAAACAAATTTGAGTCGTGCATAATAATATTTGGTGAATGATATTTGTTTTGCAGTTCTTGGAGTACAACAAGATGGTGTACCTTGATGCAGACATCCAAGTTTACGACAACATCGACCATCTGTTCGACTTGGCTGACGGCTATTTCTATGCTGTGATGGACTGCTTCTGTGAGAAGACATGGAGCCACTCGAAACAGTACTCTATTGGGTACTGCCAACAGGTCCCCAACAAGGTGACTTGGCCCGCTGAAATGGGATCCCCTCCACCACTCTACTTCAATGCTGGCATGTTTGTGTATGAGCCCAACAAAGAGACCTACGAGAACCTACTTGAGACTCTGCGCATCACTCCTCCAACTCCATTTGCCGAGCAGGTGAATTTGCATTGCATTTTCCAGCgttacaacaacatataatatgtaACACATAACACAATCCTGAAATATTTTTTGCCACGAAATCGACAGGATTTCTTGAACATGTTCTTCAACAGCATCTACAAGCCAATCCCTAATGTCTACAACCTCGTTCTAGCCAACATATGGCGCCACCCTGAGAATGTCCAGCTTGACAAGACCAAAGTTGTTCACTACTGT containing:
- the LOC140807117 gene encoding galactinol synthase 1-like, which encodes MSPQIPADYFPGKVAPTLDSKRAYVTFLAGSGDYVKGVVGLAKGLRKVKSAYPLVVAILPDVPEEHREILREQGCIVKEIEPIYPPENQIQFAMAYYVINYSKLRIWNFLEYNKMVYLDADIQVYDNIDHLFDLADGYFYAVMDCFCEKTWSHSKQYSIGYCQQVPNKVTWPAEMGSPPPLYFNAGMFVYEPNKETYENLLETLRITPPTPFAEQDFLNMFFNSIYKPIPNVYNLVLANIWRHPENVQLDKTKVVHYCAAGSKPWRYTGVEENMDRADIKVLVKKWWDVYDDESLDYKGEDFSKASILASMPEPAVSYIPAPSAA